The region CCACTCATACATTTGCGAACTCATTGCATCCAGCAATTCCCATTTTTTATCTATCGCTTCAGAAATATCCACAGCAAAATTTGGGCTAAATGGTATCGGTTTCTGAAACATATCCATCATATATAGGCAAAAAGGGCTTTGATATAAAGCGGGGACTTCCGGACAAAAATGGGGAACAGTTACCAAGAATGCAGAATCTTGAACAAGCACACCACAAGACCTATGGTCAGGATGATAATCACAGGGACGGTGGGTAAGAACAATATCTGCATGTAATTGACGCAATAGGGCAACAATCTCATGACGGACTTCAAGAGTAGGCATTAAAGAGCCATCGGGGTAATTTAATACAATAGAAGTGTATCCTCCTCTTCGGGCTGATTCCTCTGCCTCTGCACGCCGAATCTTTTCTAATTTTTGGGGTTCTATTTCGTGATGTCCTATATTGCCATTAGTTACAGATACGGCATATACTTTGTGTCCTTTTTTCGCCCATAAAACCATACTTCCACCGGCATACCATTCTGCATCGTCAGGGTGAGCCCCGATACAGACTATATTCA is a window of Candidatus Hydrogenedens sp. DNA encoding:
- a CDS encoding PIG-L family deacetylase; amino-acid sequence: MNIVCIGAHPDDAEWYAGGSMVLWAKKGHKVYAVSVTNGNIGHHEIEPQKLEKIRRAEAEESARRGGYTSIVLNYPDGSLMPTLEVRHEIVALLRQLHADIVLTHRPCDYHPDHRSCGVLVQDSAFLVTVPHFCPEVPALYQSPFCLYMMDMFQKPIPFSPNFAVDISEAIDKKWELLDAMSSQMYEWLPWLDHQLEQVPKDIKDRKKWLQERWDSLFRMPSFYFRSLFEKELQSYNKTFEYVEFFEQCEYGRAPSRFEIAELFTLERKISQGII